CTGAAAACTGGCGGCCCCGGTGCTCTCCTGATCCCGGGCTTCCACACTGATGAAATTGAGGCTCACCCCATAGGTGGGATCCCTGCCCGACAGCTGGCTGACCATGGCGGTCAGGGGCACATAGGCGTTCTCATCCTGGTTTTGGCCAAATACGGCACCCTTGGCCTGGAGTAGGCCAATTACTTCGAAGGGTTGGTTGCGAATCCGCAGTTGGCGGCCAATTGCTGGTTTGTTGCCAAAGAGCTTGGTGGCCAGATCCGGGCCAATCACGGCCAGGTTGCGGGCCCCCTCTAAATCGCCCTTGCTGAAAAAACGTCCCTGGGCCACCTCGAACTGGCGGACCGGTAAAAACTCTGGGGTCACCCCGGCAATGGAGGTGGAGCTGCTCACCTCCCCCGCCTGGACCACCTCAGAAAGGGTGATTTGGGGAGCCACCCTTTTGACGCTCGGCACCTGCTCGGAGATTGCCTTGGCATCCTCAAGCACGAGGGTTTTGGGAAAGTCGATGCCCTGACGCCGGGTGTCGTTGTTGCCTGGCACCACAAACAACACGTTGGCCCCCAGGTTGCTGAGCTGGCCTTCGGCGAGATTTTGGGCACCCCTGCCCACGCCCACAAGGGTGATCACCGATGCGTTGCCGATCACGATGCCCAGCATCGTCAGCAGACTTCTCAAGCGGTTTGCCCTGAGGGTGCTCAAGGCCATCCCAACGGTTTCAGCCAGGGGCAGATTTTTGGCCATGGCTGCCTACTAAACCGAGGTGCGCCTACCCAGGATGTCGGCCACGGTGCCCACCTGAACTAAATCAGTCGAACCACTGACCCCCAGCACTGTGCCGGCGGTCTGAACCACCAGGTCGGAATCCTGGAGCAGGCCAAGGTGCTTGGCCTGGTCAATGGCCACCGCAAAGGTCAGGGCCGGACTGTCCTGCTCTTCCACCAAAAGGGGATTGACGCCCCAGACCAGCTGCAGCTGGCGGGCCACATCCTTCTCGCTGGTGATCGCCAGGATTGGGGTGCTGGGCCGGAACTTGCTCACATTGCGGGCCGTGGAACCGGATTTTGTAAGCGGCAGGATTGCGGACGCATTCAGTTGTCTGCCGATACTGCCAACGGCCTGGCAGATCGAATTGGAAATGCTTGAGGCCATGTGGTTGTCAACCACCCGGTGGGGGTAGTCCCGCTCAATGCGCCTGGCAATGGTGGCCATGGTGGCCACAGCTTCCACGGGGAAATCGCCCACGGCACTCTCGTTTGAAAGCATCACCGCATCGGTGCCATCGAGAATGGCATTGGCCACATCGCTCACTTCGGCCCGGGTGGGCCTGGGGCAGGACACCATCGAGTCGAGCATTTGGGTGGCGGTAATCACCGGAATGCCCATGCTGTTGGCCTTGCGGATCAATTCCTTCTGTAGCAGCGGCACCTCCTCGGCGGGCATCTCCACCCCCAGGTCACCCCTGGCCACCATCACGCCATCGCAGAGGGGCAGGATGTCGTCGATCTGGTCGATCGCTTCGAACTTCTCAATCTTTGCCACCACTGGCGTTTCATGGCCGTGGCTGCGGATCAGGTCGCGGATTTCGCGCATGTCCGAGGGGTTGCGCACAAAGCTGAGGGCTACCCAATCAACCCCCTGGGCCAGGCCGAATTCCAGATCCACCCGGTCCTTATCGGTAAGGGCGCGGATCGACAGCTGCACATCCGGGAAGTTCACCCCCTTGTTGTTGGAGAGCACCCCTCCCACTGTCACGGAGCAATAGAGGGTTTGCAGGCCCTGGTCGACCCGGTCGACCACCATTTCAACCCGACCGTCGTCGAGCAGGATCCTGCTGCCTGGCACAACCTCATCCGCCAACTTGTCGTAGGTGACATTGGCGATGCTCTGGTCGCAGGAAACGTTCCGGGATGTAAGGGTGAAGGGATCTCCCTTGGCCAGGGTGATGGGGCCTGCGGCAAAGCGGCCCAGGCGAATTTTGGGGCCCTGCAGGTCCTGCAGGATCGCAACGTGGATGCCTAGCTCTTCACCAACTTGGCGAATAGTGGCGATGCGGGCAGCGTGCTCGCTGTGGTCGCCGTGGGAGAAATTGAGGCGGAAGGTGGTTGCGCCGGCCCCGATTAACTCGCGCAGCATTTCAGCTGATTCGGTGGCCGGACCGATTGTGGCCACGATCTTGGTGCGACGAGTCAGATCTGGCTTCGGCATCTGATGGTCATCGGTAAGTCGGAAACTACCATCCGGGCTCCCATCCCCAGGCGTTTCGATGGACTTTCAGGCCTACCAACAGCAGTCCCGCTCAACCGCCCGCTACCCCGGCGCCGGTGCAAATCCGATCTACCCCACCCTTGGCCTGAGTGGTGAAGCGGGCGAAGTGGCCGACAAGGTAAAGAAGGTGCTGCGCGACCAGGGCGGCATTTTTTCGGCCGAAGCGGTGGCCAGCCTCAAGCTGGAATTGGGGGATGTGCTCTGGTACGTGGCCCAACTGGCCACAGAGCTGGGCCTAGACCTCGACCAAATCGCCCAGTCCAATCTCGACAAACTGGCCAGTCGCGATGCCCGTAACGTGATCTCAGGCAGTGGCGATAACCGTTGAAGAGAACTAGCTCGATCACCCTTGGGCCCAGCAAGCGCCTGTTGCTGGCGGGCCTGACCAGCTGCCTGGCCCTACTGCTGCTTTGTTGGCCAGCTCCTGCCTCGGCTGCGGAGCTGGCTGTTGCCGAGGTGACCCTCGAGCCCTGTCCTGCGGGGGATGCCGGCGCCCAACCTGAATTGAGCCGCCCAACTGGGGCCAGTTGCTACGCCCTGAGGGGGGTGGTCACAAATCCCACTAAAAAGATCGTGGCCGATACGGATGTCTTTGCCCTGATCCTGGATTCGAGCGGTGAACCCGTGCTCCAGAACCGCACCAGGGTTGGTTCGATTGGCGATGTGCCCCCCGGCAAATCGAGCTTTGCCCTGCGCCTGGCCGTGCCCTCAGGCACCCCTGGTCCGATCACTTTCCGTAGCGTTAAGGCCCGCGGTTTCAGTGCCCCGGTGCGCACCCGTGCCGGTGCCGACGACGAATTGCTGCCCCTGGAGCAGGAGCTGCTTGGCTAAAGGCTGCTGGCCAGCAAGCTGACGCTGGCGCTGCCGAGAAGTTGCTGGCCAAAGCTCAGGGCTAGGAAGGCCAAAATTGACGAGATATCCAGGCCGCCAATCGGTGGGATCAGACCCCGAAAGGCATTGAGATAGGGATCCGTAATCGAGCTAACCGTTGCCAAGAGGGGGTTGCTCCAATCCAGATTTGGGAACCAGCTCAACAGCACCCTTACCAACAGGATCAGGGAGTAAATCTCCATTGTCCGGCTGAGCACACTCAGCAACAGGGCAAATATTTCCATGGACCTAGGGGTGAAAGGAACAGCGTTTTAAGAATCTAGGCAGCCTCCTGCCAGTCCCCTTCCTTTTCTGGCTTGTCCACACTTGCACTTTTTGAGCGGGGCTGGATTTCATCGGTTTTGACGGCGAAGGTGCGATGAAATTTCTCGCTAAGGGTCAGCCAAAAGGAACGCCCTTCGCTCTGGCGTTTGCGCTCGATGAAGTTTTGGGCCAGCAATTCCTTGATGTGGTCGTAGGCGCCTGATCCCCGCAACTCCACCAGATCCGATTGCAGGATCCGCTTTTTCAGGGCAATCGTCGCCAGGGTGCGCAGGGCCGCCGTGGAGAGATCCACCGGCAAAAGGTTTTGGACCAGGTCACCCAGGCCATCGCGCAGTTGCAGGCTGTAACGCTGGCCTTCCTGGCGCACCTCCAGGGCGGTTTCGCGGTGGGCGTAATCGGCCATCAATGTGATCAGACCTATCTCCGCCTCCTCCCTGCTGATGCCAGCTATCGCCGCCAACTCAGCCAGGGTCATCGCCCGACCCTTCAAGTAGAGGATTGCCTCCATGCGGGCTGGCAGGGAGAGCCCAGCCAGGGCTTGCGGGTTAGCACTACTCAACGGCCCTCCCATCGCCAATGGCCGAACGGTACCGCAGCTATTTGGCTTTGGCCCTAGGCCTGCACACCGTTTGCAAGAACTGGGCTGCTACCCAAAAAAAGCCCGTAGGCGGGGTTGGCTGTTTCATCCACGTATTCGTAGCCCAGGCCGGTTAAAAAACTCAGCCATTGCGGTCTTTCGGCTGGGGGAACCTGCACACCCACCACAATCCGGCCCACATCGGCGCCGTGGTTGCGGTAGTGGAAGATGCTGATATTCCAGTTGGGGTGCAGGCTGGTCAGGAAGGCCATCAAGGCCCCAGGGCGCTCTGGAAAGGCAAATCGATAGAGCAGTTCCTCGCTATGGCCCTCCCCATTGCCACCCTCCGTGCCGGCTGCCTTCAAGGCGCTGGCCGGCAGCCGCCCGCCCACCATGTGGCGCAAATGCAGTTTGGCGAGTTCGTTGTTGGATAGGTCGAGGCAGGGAAAACCTGCCGCCGTGAGATCCGTGATCAGTTGCTGCTCGTCGGCGCTGCCGCTGGTTTGCACCCCCACAAAAATGTGGGCCACCTTCGGATCGGCAAGGCGGTAGCTGAATTCAGAGAGATTTCGTTTGCCCAGCAGGGTGCAGAAACGCCGCAGGCTTCCTGCCTCCTCTGGGATCTCCACCGCCAACATCGCTTCGCGGTCTTCACCTATTTCGGTGCGCTCCGCCACAAAGCGCAGTCGATCGAAATTCATATTTGCGCCGCAGGCCACGGCCACCAGGGTTTGCCCCTGCAGGCCCTGGGCCGCCACATCTGCCTTCATGCCTGCCACCGCCAGGGCTCCGGCCGGCTCAAGGATCGAGCGGGTGTCTTCAAATACGTCTTTGATGGCGGCACAGATCGCATCGGTGTCCACGGTCACCATCCGATCCACGCAGCGCTGGGCCAGGGCAAAGGTGAGCTCGCCCACCTCCCTTACGGCCACCCCATCGGCAAACAGGCCCACCTGATCGAGCCGCACCCTTTTGCCAGCCGCCAGGGATTGGGTCATGGCATCGGCATCGGTCGGTTCGACACCCACCACCTGGACCTGGGGCCAGAGCTCTTTTACATAGGTACCAATTCCGGCAATCAGGCCACCACCGCCCACCGCCACATAGATCACATCGGGCGGATTGGCGCATTGGCGCAGGATTTCCATGGCAATCGTGCCCTGGCCCGCGATTACATCGGGATCGTCGAAGGGATGGATAAAGCTGAGGCCCCGCTCCTGCTCCAACCGCCTGGCCTCCCTACAGGCCGCGTCGTAGTTGTCGCCAAACAAAACCACCTCCGCACCCCGGGCGGCCACCGCCTTCACCTTCATCTCTGGGGTGGTGACTGGCATCACGATCACCGCCTGGCAGCCCAGCTTTTGGGCCGCCAGGGCCACCCCCTGGGCGTGGTTGCCCGCACTGGCAGCGATCACCCCCTTGGCCAGATCCGCCGCTTCGAGGTGGACCATCTTGTTGAAGGCGCCCCGCAGCTTGAAGCTGAAGACCGGCTGCAGGTCTTCGCGTTTAAGCAGCACCTTGTTGCCGAGCCGGGCTGAGAGGTTTGGCGCCGCTTCCAAGGGGGATTCAATAGCCACGTCGTAGACGCGGGCCCGCAGGATTCGCTGGAGGTAGTTGGCTTCGGCCTGACTCATGCTTCCAGTGTCGCAATCCGTACAACCCGGCAGGGCGAAAGGCCTAGATTGCACGCCAATTAAGGGCCCGTTGCATGCACCTCAGCGAGCTGAGCCATCCGAACGAGCTGCACGGCCTCAGCACCGCTGAACTGGAAGCCATTGCCCGCCAGGTGCGCGAGCGCCTCCTAGAGGTGGTCTCCACCAGCGGTGGCCACCTGGGCCCTGGGCTGGGGGTGGTTGAGCTCACCCTGGCCCTCTACCAAACCCTCGACCTAGACCACGACAAGGTCGTCTGGGACGTGGGTCACCAGGCCTATCCCCACAAATTGCTCACCGGCCGCTACAAGAGCTTCGACAGCCTGCGCCAGAAGGACGGGGTCGCCGGCTACTTAAAGCGTTGTGAGAGCCGCTTCGACCACTTCGGCGCCGGTCATGCCTCCACCTCCATTTCCGCTGCCCTGGGCATGGCCCTGGCCCGCGATCGCCGCGGCCTGGATTTCAAGTGTGTGGCCGTAATTGGCGATGGCGCCCTCACCGGTGGCATGGCCCTGGAGGCGATTAACCATGCGGGCCATATGCCCCACACCAAATTGCTGGTGGTGCTCAACGACAACGACATGTCGATCTCACCGCCGGTGGGGGCCCTCTCCACCTACCTGAACCGGATGAGGCTCAGCCCACCCCTCCAGTTTTTACAGGACAACGCCGAGGGGGCGATCAAGCAACTTCCCTTCCTCCACGGTGAATTGCCCTCCGAGCTCAAGAACCTCAAGGAGAGCATGAAGCGCCTGGCCGTACCCAAGGTGGGAGCTGTGTTTGAGGAGCTGGGCTTCACCTATATCGGCCCGATCGATGGCCACAACATCGCCGAGATGGTGCGCACCTTTGAGCAGGCCCACCGCACCGATGGACCGGTGCTGGTTCACGTTGCCACCACCAAGGGCAAGGGCTATGCCTTTGCCGAGGCCGACCAGGTCGGCTACCACGCCCAATCAGCCTTTGATCTGAAAACCGGTAAGGCCTACCCCTCCAGCAAGCCCAAGCCCCCGAGCTACAGCAAGGTCTTTGGCCAGACCTTGGTCAAACTCTGCGAACAGGACCCCACCGTGGTGGGCATCACCGCCGCCATGGCCACGGGCACGGGCCTTGATCTGCTGGAAAAGGCCTGCCCCCAGCAGTATTTCGATGTGGGCATCGCCGAGCAGCACGCCGTGACCATGGCCGCCGGCATGGCCTGCGAGGGGGTCAAGCCCGTTGTGGCGATCTACAGCACTTTCCTGCAGCGGGCCTACGACCAACTGATCCACGACGTGGGCGTCCAGAACCTGCCGGTCACCTTCGTGCTCGATCGGGCCGGCATCGTTGGCGCCGATGGTCCAACCCACCAGGGTCAATACGACATCAGCTACTTCAGGGCCGTTCCCAATTTCACGGTGATGGCCCCTAAGGATGAGGCTGAGCTGCAGCGCATGTTGGTGACCTCCATTCACCACAGCGGCCCCTGTGCATTGCGCATTCCCCGGGGCGAAGGCGAGGGCGTGCCCCTGGCGGAGGAGGGTTTTGAGCCCCTGGAAATCGGTCGCGGTGAGTTGCTTACCGATGGCGATGACCTCCTGATCGTGGCCTATGGCGCCATGGTGGCTCCTGCCATGGCCACGGCAGGACTGCTGCAGGAGCAGGGTGTGCGGGCAGCCGTCATCAATGCCCGCTTCCTGCGTCCCCTTGATGAAGCCCTGATCCTGCCGATGGCCGAGCGCATCGGCAGGGTGGTCACCATGGAGGAAGGAAGCCTCGCCGGTGGCTTTGGCTCAGCCGTGGTGGAAACCCTCGTAGACCACAACGTCCTGGTGCCTGTCTACCGCATCGGCATTCCCGATGTGCTGGTCGACCATGCCACCCCTGACCAAAGCAAGCAAAGCCTGGGCCTCACCCCAGCCCAGATGGCCGATTCGATCCTGCAGCGTTTTCAGCCTGCCTTCAGTAATCAAAACCGCCAGGCGGTTGCCGTTTAGGGCCCTTGCTCGACCGGCGGTGTGATGTGTTGGTGGTGGGCGCCGGCCCTGCTGGAGCAGAGCTAGCCCGCAGCCTTGCCCAGGCTGGCGTTGATGTGGTGCTGATCGATCGGCTGGCCGACCTCAGCCAGGCTGCCTTCAGCAGTGCGGCCATGCCCCTGGCCAGCCTGGATCGTTTTGGCCTGCCAGCTGAAATTATTGCCACTCGCTGGAATGGCTGGCAGCTCTTCGGGCCCCAGCAGGCCAGGCGCCAATGGCTCGCCGAGCAACCCCTCGGTGCCGTCTTGGACTTCGCCAAGCTGCGCCTTTGGTTGGTGCAGCAGGTAGATGCCTGGGGCGGGCGGATCCTTTTGGGCTGGCAGGCCCTCGGCTGCCAGCAGCAGGTCGACCATGTCCTGACCCAATTGCGTGGGCCATCGGGCCAGATCGCCACGGTTACAAGCCGCTGGGTGGTCGATGCAACGGGGGAACGGCGGGCCCTGCTGGGTGAACCGGCTCAGGCGGCCATCAGGGGCCGAGACGGCTTGGTCAGTGGCCTGGGGGTTGAGTGGTTGCTGGAAACATCAGCCGAGCAGGCGGAGGCCTGGTCAAGCCGGCTCAGCTTTTTTATCGGCAGCACCTGGGTGGAGCAGGGCTACGGCTGGATCTTTCCGATGGCCGACCACCGCTTAAAGCTCGGGGTCTGCCGATTGGTGGACCCCCGTCGACGGCAGTTGCCCCTGCAGCGGGAGCTCGCCCACTTAATCGAATTCACTGGCCTGGGGAAGGCCACGGTGCTTGATCGCCACGGCGGCCGCATCCGCAGCACCGTGGGGCGCCAGGAAGCCCATCAACGGGGCCGGTTGCTGGGCCTTGGCGATGCAGTCAGCACTGCAAACCTGCTGGGGGGTGAGGGAATTCGCCATGCTCTCACCAGCGCCAGGGTTCTGGCTCCCCTCTTGCTGGAAACCCTGGCTGATCCAACTAATGCCGATCGACTGCTGGCGGCCTATCCGCAGCAATTGCGCCAGGCCCTGGGCCGCCGCTGGAGCTTGAGTGGACGTTTGGCCCGTCGCACCTGGCTGGGTCTGACCGATCAGGTGGCCGACCAGCGATTGGATCGTCTACTTACGGGCTTGCAAGCAAAAAGGGCAGAGGATCTCTCTGCCCTTTTCTTTGATTACCGCTTTGAGCGCTATGGGCTCAAGGCCCTGGCCTATGGCCTGGGCTGGCGCTAGGGCCAGGTTGCTTCAGACAACGCCGCGGGTGGCCAGGCCCAGGATCGCTCCCATGCCGAGGATGTGGCCCAGGCTCAGGGTGCCCAGCATGGCGCCGTGGCTAAATCCGCCGAAGAGGGCGTTGTTAGGTAGCTGCAGGCCGGTGTTTTGGTGCTTGATCGTGGCCTTGCCGATGACAATGGCAATCACGTTGCAAACGATCATCACCAGGGCCGCCGTGGGCGTCCAGGTGATGGAGCTAGGGGCCACAGCCAAAAGTGGAGCGATCATGGAGCTACAAAACCGACGCCCCATTCTCAGAGGGGTCCTTGCCGCTGGGCACAATCCTTAAGACTTGTTCATTCCCGGGCCTGTTGAACAGCCCTGGAGAACCCCAGCGCCACCACCAAATTCGAAATGGTGAGAAACGATTCGGCGGCGCCATGGAGGGAATCCACATTGGCCAATACCTGGCCGAAACGCAGCTCGGCGATTAGGGCAGCGGCAATGGTAACGGCCACAAACACCAGGGTCAGTTGGAAACCCTTGATTGCTAGGCGGGGAAAGGCTTCTACCTTTCCAGCCCACCACAGAAAGGCCAGGTAGGGCAGCAGGGAAATAACGAATAGGGGGCTGGGATCAATTCCCGCTAGCCAAGCCATTAGGGAATTCGCCGCCTGGGCTGAATTCATGGCTTGACCTGCATTTGTTGGCGCAGCAAGTTCCAGGCAGCCAGGGCCAGGGCCCCATTCCCGAGGGTAGTCAGGGCTGCTTGAAAAACCACCAGCCCCTCCAGCTCCGTGCTGTTATCAAATAAATGCCAGGTGCAGGCAGCCATTGCACTGATTAGGGCCGGCAGCATCGCCAGGCTCAGCCAGCGCCAACCACCCTCCTTGCGAACCTGGCCTAGACGTTGAACCGCCAGCATCGCGGCGGCCCACTCGAGCACCGAGGCAACGTGGATCCACCAGGTGGGCAGGGAGAGGGCGTGCAAGCGGTGAGACTGGAATGGTTGCAATTTACGGGCAGGGATCTCGCTTTGGCGCCAGGCAAAACCTTCTTGCTATGCGGCTACTACGGGGAGCACAACCTCGGTGATGACGCCCTGCTGGAGGTGGCCCTTTCCCAGCTGCCCCAGGGCTCCAGGGCGATAGTCACGGCCCACGACCAAACCCAGGTCCAGGAGCGCTTTGGGGTGGCAACCGTGCAGCGCCGCTCCCTGGCCCAGGTGCTTGCGGCCCTCAGGCAGGTGGACGCCCTGGTGCTCGGTGGGGGCAGCCTCCTGCAGGATTCCACCAGCTTCAAAAGCCTGATTTATTACGGCGCCCTGATTGCTGCGGCCCGAATGAGGGGCAAGCAGGTGTTGCTCTGGGGGCAGGGGCTCGGCCCCCTAGGCCGCCGCCGCAGCCGATGGTTGGTGCGCAGGCTCCTACCCATGGCTGCCGCCATCAGCTGGCGGGATCAGGCATCGGCGGACCTTGCCGGCAGCTGGGGTGTAACCGCCCCAGTGGCACCCGATCCGGTTTGGGGCCTGGCGCCCCAACCGTGGCGAGGCCGGGGTGGACCGATTGTGGTTTGTCTGCGGCCCACCTCCCTGCTCGATACAGCCCAACTCGATGGGGCGGGCTGGCTTCCCTACCTAGAAGCCCTGGCCTCCCTTGCAGAGGCAGGCAACCGGGAGGTGATCTGGCTGGCCTTCCATGGCCACCAGGACCAGGGCCTGTTGGCCTCCCTCCAGCAGCAAGATCTTCTGCCTCCTGCCCTTGGCGCCCGCAGTCGGGAGGTGGTGCCCCAGCAGCCAAGGGAGGCGATGGCCGTATTTGCCGGGGCAGGTTTGGTTGTGGCCATGCGACTACACGGCCTGATTTTGGCGGCCCTGGCAGGGTGTCCCGTGGCGGCCTTGAGCTATGACCCCAAGGTGGCGGCTGCGGCCAAGGATCTGGGCTGTCCATGCCATTCCCTGGCAGATCCAGCCTTTCCTGAGCGGTTGCTGGAAAGCTGGCGCAAGGCCCTGGATCAGCCCCTGCCCTCTGGCCAGGTTTTGGAGCTACATCTGCAGGCCCAAGAGCACCGCAAGGTGTTTGCTTGATTAGAAGCTGGTTTTAACTAACAGCTCAAGGCATAAGAATCTCAGGGCCTAGTCAGCACAACCTCGTCGACCTTGGCGCCACTGCTGCTCCAGGCATCTACCCGGAGACGGGAGGGAGTTGCGGCTAGCTCAAGGAAGCCAAAGGTGCTGGCTACCTTGACACTGCGCTCATTGGCAACTATTGGACGAAGGTATGCTCCACCATTGCCAGAAATAATGTAGGTTGTGCCCTTGATATTTTTTGTGCGCTCGTAGTTGTGTTCATGGCCATTTAGATACAGCTGAACTCCGTATTTCGCAAAAATTGGGGTTAGTTTGGCGATGGCGCTGGGGTCATCTCCGTAGAGACCTGCTGAATAGATTGGGTGGTGACCCACCACCACTTTCCAAGGTGCGCTGCTCTTGGCAAGGGCATTTTTTAGCCAGGGCATTTGGAATTGCCACTGGGCATTGGTGTTGGTGTCGAGCATGAAGAATTCAATGGGCCCCTTTCTCAGGGTGTACCAGCGGCCCTTCATGCCAAAGGGTTTGTAGGCAACCTGGGGGTCCCCATTGCCCGTGCGTATGTCGTGGTTGCCCAGTACGGCATGGAAGGGAACTCCTGCCTTCAGCAGGGCCGCGTAGGGCCTGTTGAAATGGGTTTCGACCAGGGTCAAATTGCCATCGGGATAGATATTGTCTCCGCCTAAAATCACAAAATCAACGGGGCGCTGGCCATGGATTAATGCCATTTGGTTCCCATTGGCCTTTTGGTCTGAAAGGCCACTGCCCATGTCGGCAGTAAAGAAGAAACGGGTGCTATCAACAGCCTTGGGGGGCGCATTCTGGGCCAGGAGGGCCGGTTGCACGGTCGCAGCCAATGCGGTTGCCAAGGCTCCAGCTAGGGACGCCTTGACCGTGAAAGAAAGACCCTTGAGAAGAAAGCGGCGATTAAAGGTCATTTGTTTTTTCAAGGTCAATACCTTATGCAAGATCAATCGGTTCGGCTTGAAGTGCCCTCAGCTGGGTAAGTACTTCATCGCTGTGGCCCGAGGGCCTAACGGCCACAAATTGCTCCCTCAGGATGCCGTTGGGATCAATTAAAAAAGTGTGGCGCTGGGAGTAGGGCGCAATCCAGCTGCCATAGGACCTGCTGACCGCACCACCAGGGTCGGAAAGTAGGGGGAATGCCAGCCCTTCGCTGCTGCAGAACTCCGCGTGGGATTCAGGATCGTCTGCACTTATGCCCACCA
This genomic interval from Cyanobium sp. WAJ14-Wanaka contains the following:
- a CDS encoding peroxiredoxin, which encodes MVSGQQAFALGGTLPALQQPAPQFRLAGVQPSVAGEVSEAIPAELALADFAGQWLVLYFYPRDFTGGCTIEARGFQKDLPQYKKIGAQVVGISADDPESHAEFCSSEGLAFPLLSDPGGAVSRSYGSWIAPYSQRHTFLIDPNGILREQFVAVRPSGHSDEVLTQLRALQAEPIDLA
- a CDS encoding metallophosphoesterase, which produces MATALAATVQPALLAQNAPPKAVDSTRFFFTADMGSGLSDQKANGNQMALIHGQRPVDFVILGGDNIYPDGNLTLVETHFNRPYAALLKAGVPFHAVLGNHDIRTGNGDPQVAYKPFGMKGRWYTLRKGPIEFFMLDTNTNAQWQFQMPWLKNALAKSSAPWKVVVGHHPIYSAGLYGDDPSAIAKLTPIFAKYGVQLYLNGHEHNYERTKNIKGTTYIISGNGGAYLRPIVANERSVKVASTFGFLELAATPSRLRVDAWSSSGAKVDEVVLTRP